The following coding sequences are from one Saccopteryx bilineata isolate mSacBil1 chromosome 3, mSacBil1_pri_phased_curated, whole genome shotgun sequence window:
- the LOC136330109 gene encoding zinc finger protein 548-like gives MDVQGRVAFEDVAIHFSQEEWGLLDEAQRRLYCCVMLENLALLCSVDSLHGAQDEETPLEQGDSASVSQVRTLKPGLSTQKTQPCEKKNILQLAEQGDMYSDQELHICGTNLRQHHVEQVRDNMPPKFEGRLSFVISGSTHMAKKTFTCNKSEKDFPASTGQLQHLPSDSGWKPHGDTECREAFESGQNDYKCTQCGKSFSRQQLLVQYQEIHTGVRPYECSKYGMAFIRKVHTGEKPFKCSECGKFFRYKSTLIGHQRVHTESSPNECSKCGKFFKYKANFVKHQRIHTGEWPYECRECGKFFRYNDRLIRHQRVHTEEKPYERSECGMAFIRKCHLVQHQRVHTGKKPFKCRECAKFFRHKSTLMGHQRVHTKSSHYVCGKCGKFFKYNANFVKHQQIHTGEWPYECRECGKSFRYHCRLIRHKRVHTRERPFECSECGKFFQDNSNLIKHWRNHTGERPHECSECGKAFSHKHILFEHQKIHTGERPYKCSKCQKAFIRKSHFVHHEKIHNQDQPMSTAKGFSLFASRFLNADDGGAKAPRGEMSSSRP, from the exons ATGGATGTACAG GGCCGTGTGGCCTTTGAGGATGTGGCCATACATTTCTCCCAGGAGGAGTGGGGACTCCTGGATGAGGCTCAGAGACGTCTGTACTGCTGTGTGATGCTGGAGAACTTGGCACTTCTGTGTTCTGTAG aTAGTTTGCATGGAGCTCAGGATGAGGAGACTCCTTTGGAGCAAGGTGATTCTGCCAGCGTGTCTCAGGTCAGGACTCTAAAACCAGGTCTTTCCACCCAGAAGACCCAACCCTGTGAGAAGAAGAACATTTTGCAATTGGCTGAGCAAGGTGACATGTACTCTGATCAAGAACTACACATTTGTGGGACAAATTTGCGTCAGCACCATGTGGAGCAGGTAAGAGACAATATGCCCCCAAAGTTTGAGGGGAGGCTTTCATTCGTGATCAGTGGCAGCACTCACATGGCAAAGAAGACCTTCACATGCAATAAAAGTGAAAAGGACTTCCCAGCCAGCACAGGACAACTCCAGCACCTGCCTTCTGACAGTGGCTGGAAGCCACATGGGGACACCGAGTGCAGAGAGGCCTTTGAAAGTGGACAAAATGATTACAAGTGCACTCAGTGTGGGAAAAGCTTCAGCCGACAACAGCTACTTGTTCAGTACCAGGAAATCCATACCGGAGTAAGGCCTTATGAGTGCAGCAAATATGGGATGGCCTTCATTAGAAA AGTCCACACTGGAGAAAAGCCTTTtaagtgcagtgaatgtgggaaatttTTTAGGTACAAGTCCACACTCATTGGTCACCAGAGAGTCCACACGGAATCAAGCCCTAATGAATGTAGCAAATGTGGGAAATTCTTCAAGTACAAAGCTAACTTTGTGAAACATCAGCGAATTCACACTGGAGAATGGCCTTACGAGTGCAGAGAATGTGGAAAATTCTTTAGATACAACGATAGACTGATAAGacatcagagagttcacactgAAGAAAAGCCTTATGAGCGCAGTGAATGTGGGATGGCCTTCATTAGGAAGTGTCACCTTGTTCAACACCAGAGAGTTCACACTGGAAAAAAGCCTTTTAAGTGCAGGGAATGTGCGAAATTTTTTAGGCACAAGTCCACACTCATGGGTCACCAGAGAGTCCATACTAAATCAAGCCATTATGTGTGTGGCAAATGTGGAAAATTCTTCAAGTACAATGCCAACTTTGtgaaacatcagcaaattcacaCTGGAGAATGGCCTTATGAGTGTAGAGAATGTGGGAAATCCTTTAGGTACCACTGCAGACTCATTAGACATAAGAGAGTTCACACCAGGGAAAGACCATTtgagtgcagtgaatgtgggaaattcTTTCAGGACAACTCCAACCTCATTAAACATTGGAGAAATCACACTGGAGAGAGGCCTCatgagtgcagtgaatgtgggaaagcttTTAGCCACAAGCATATACTTTTTGAGCATCAAAAAATCcacactggagaaaggccttaCAAGTGCAGCAAATGTCAGAAGGCCTTCATTAGAAAGTCCCACTTTGTTCATCACGAGAAAATCCACAATCAAGACCAACCTATGAGCACAGCAAAGGGTTTCAGCCTGTTTGCATCcag